A genomic segment from Verrucomicrobiia bacterium encodes:
- the acs gene encoding acetate--CoA ligase: protein MPNKPEMAFTSVLHETRVFKPAAAFSKRAHIKTLAEYRKLYNQSIRSPELFWAKQARNELVWFKPWKKVLQWKTPFAKWFVGGELNVSYNCLDRWLGTPTANKAALIWEGEPAAPGKPAEERTLTYQQLHHQVCLFANVLKRNGIRSGDRVIIYLPMVPEAAIAMLACTRIGAVHSVVFGGFSAQSVADRIHDCQARMVITADGGYRRGAVVPLKKNVDDALQLKDGEGTLLSRSIEKVIVLRRASNDVTFLPGRDVWWHDEVGMVDAACPAARMDSEAPLFILYTSGSTGKPKGILHTTGGYLLGAKLTSKYIFDLRDDDVYWCTADVGWVTGHSYVVYGPLANGATSLMYEGAPNFPEPDRFWRIVAKYGVTILYTAPTAIRAFMKWGTEWPKKHNLSSLRLLGSVGEPINPEAWMWYQEHIGGKRCPIVDTWWQTETGCIMITPLPGATPTKPGSATLPFFGILPEVVNDQGKPVPRNSGGKLVVRRPWPFMLRGLWGDNTRYQQVYWSEVPGSYFTGDGCRQDKDGYFWIVGRIDDVLNVAGHRIGTAEVESAIVSHLKVAEAAVVGRPDDLKGQALVAFVTLKGGIKATPELREEIRQHVGKEIGPVAKPDDIRFAEALPKTRSGKIMRRLLKQIASGSEIRGDTTTLEDLNVLAKLTQQED, encoded by the coding sequence ATGCCCAACAAGCCCGAGATGGCGTTCACTTCCGTCCTGCACGAAACGCGTGTTTTCAAACCGGCCGCGGCCTTTTCAAAACGCGCGCACATCAAGACGCTCGCCGAATATCGCAAGCTGTATAACCAATCGATCCGATCTCCGGAACTCTTCTGGGCAAAACAGGCCAGGAACGAGCTGGTCTGGTTCAAGCCGTGGAAAAAAGTCCTGCAATGGAAAACACCCTTCGCCAAGTGGTTCGTGGGTGGTGAACTGAATGTCAGCTACAACTGCCTTGACCGCTGGTTGGGAACTCCGACCGCAAACAAAGCGGCATTGATTTGGGAAGGAGAACCTGCCGCGCCCGGCAAGCCTGCTGAAGAACGCACGCTCACCTATCAACAGCTGCACCATCAGGTCTGCCTGTTCGCGAACGTCCTCAAACGAAACGGCATCAGGTCCGGAGATCGCGTGATTATTTATCTCCCCATGGTTCCGGAGGCCGCCATTGCGATGCTCGCATGCACACGGATAGGCGCTGTGCACTCGGTGGTGTTCGGAGGGTTCAGTGCACAAAGCGTCGCTGACCGCATCCACGATTGCCAGGCCAGGATGGTGATCACGGCAGACGGCGGTTATCGACGTGGCGCGGTGGTCCCGCTGAAGAAGAACGTCGATGACGCATTGCAGCTCAAGGATGGCGAGGGAACGCTTCTCAGCCGTTCGATAGAAAAAGTGATCGTTCTGCGCCGCGCCTCAAACGATGTGACGTTTCTACCGGGCCGCGATGTCTGGTGGCATGATGAAGTGGGAATGGTGGACGCCGCATGTCCAGCTGCCAGGATGGATAGCGAAGCTCCGTTGTTCATCCTCTACACCAGCGGTTCGACTGGAAAACCCAAAGGCATTCTTCACACCACGGGCGGTTACCTTCTGGGCGCAAAGCTCACGAGCAAATACATTTTCGATTTGCGGGACGATGACGTTTATTGGTGCACAGCAGATGTGGGTTGGGTTACGGGCCATAGTTATGTTGTTTACGGCCCGCTCGCAAACGGCGCGACCAGCCTGATGTATGAGGGGGCTCCAAATTTTCCCGAACCCGACCGGTTTTGGCGCATCGTTGCGAAATATGGCGTCACCATTCTCTACACGGCTCCAACAGCCATTCGGGCGTTCATGAAATGGGGAACGGAATGGCCGAAGAAGCACAACCTTTCGTCCCTTCGCCTGCTAGGCAGCGTCGGCGAACCGATCAATCCTGAAGCGTGGATGTGGTATCAGGAACACATTGGCGGAAAACGGTGCCCGATCGTCGATACTTGGTGGCAAACCGAGACGGGCTGCATCATGATCACCCCCCTTCCGGGTGCCACGCCCACCAAGCCTGGATCCGCAACGTTGCCGTTTTTTGGGATTCTTCCAGAAGTTGTAAACGATCAGGGAAAGCCCGTGCCGCGCAATTCAGGCGGGAAGCTCGTGGTTCGCCGCCCCTGGCCTTTCATGCTCCGCGGCTTGTGGGGCGATAACACACGGTATCAGCAGGTTTATTGGAGCGAAGTTCCCGGCAGCTATTTCACAGGAGACGGTTGCAGGCAGGACAAGGATGGTTACTTCTGGATCGTCGGCCGCATCGATGATGTCTTGAACGTGGCAGGACATCGCATCGGAACCGCAGAGGTGGAGAGCGCTATTGTGAGCCACCTGAAAGTCGCCGAGGCTGCTGTCGTGGGCCGGCCTGACGATCTCAAGGGGCAGGCGCTCGTCGCATTCGTGACGTTAAAAGGCGGGATCAAAGCCACCCCCGAACTTCGTGAGGAGATCCGCCAACATGTGGGCAAGGAAATCGGCCCTGTTGCGAAACCCGACGACATCCGCTTCGCGGAAGCCTTGCCGAAAACGCGGTCGGGCAAGATCATGCGCCGGCTGCTCAAGCAGATTGCTTCTGGATCAGAAATTCGCGGAGATACGACCACGCTCGAAGATCTCAATGTTCTCGCGAAGCTGACACAACAGGAGGATTAG
- the rhaM gene encoding L-rhamnose mutarotase, producing the protein MQRVAFKMKLKPGNSAEYKRRHDRIWPELESELKAAGVSDYSIFLDEESLTLFAVQRLSAGHTADTLPSRAIVRKWWDYMAPLMEVHPDNAPVVTPLAQVFHID; encoded by the coding sequence ATGCAACGCGTTGCTTTCAAGATGAAACTTAAGCCTGGGAACTCGGCGGAATATAAGCGGCGTCACGACCGTATCTGGCCTGAACTCGAATCCGAACTCAAAGCGGCCGGTGTTTCGGACTACTCAATCTTCCTGGACGAAGAGAGTCTAACGTTGTTTGCAGTGCAGAGGCTCTCTGCGGGACATACGGCAGACACGCTTCCTTCAAGGGCCATCGTTCGAAAATGGTGGGACTATATGGCGCCCCTCATGGAAGTACATCCGGATAATGCGCCCGTAGTGACACCCCTTGCTCAAGTGTTTCATATCGACTAG
- a CDS encoding ATP-binding protein produces MSIVHPTESVNEFGRTRQTEHLYDVLEALPVLVAHVDSGERYIYNNAAFDRWYGLKPGELRGQSMRQFLDCDSYERAKPHIDAALRGVRQEFEAEIRQPDGSQHCMHVQYVPRNEGNELDGFYVLMNDVTLQRDTQHEMLRLNAELEQRFWERTAQLQVANKELEAFCYSVSHDLRAPLRAVRGFTEVLMEQYAGQLDPRGQDFLRRVSDASSKMDRLVEDLLKLSRVSRSEIRHHPIDLVPIAEEIIAGLRKEDPAREVEVSIAPSLPAQGDERLMRLVLDNLLRNAWKFTIKKPQARIELGKMDEPSSAFFVRDNGAGFDMAYASRLFGVFQRLHSANDFPGSGVGLAIVQRVINRHGGRVWAEGALNEGATFYFTLPPSVA; encoded by the coding sequence ATGAGCATCGTCCACCCAACTGAGAGCGTGAATGAGTTTGGAAGAACCAGACAGACCGAGCATCTGTACGACGTTTTAGAAGCGCTACCGGTACTCGTCGCCCATGTGGATTCCGGAGAGCGATATATTTATAACAATGCGGCCTTCGATCGGTGGTATGGCCTGAAACCCGGCGAGTTGCGGGGCCAGTCGATGCGCCAGTTTCTGGATTGCGATTCTTACGAACGCGCAAAACCGCATATTGATGCCGCGTTGAGAGGCGTGCGGCAGGAATTCGAAGCGGAGATCCGTCAGCCCGACGGCAGCCAGCATTGCATGCACGTTCAATACGTTCCCAGGAACGAGGGGAACGAACTCGATGGGTTCTACGTTCTCATGAACGACGTGACCCTTCAGCGGGACACCCAGCATGAGATGTTGCGGTTGAATGCAGAGCTGGAACAGCGATTTTGGGAGAGGACGGCCCAGCTTCAGGTGGCGAACAAGGAACTTGAGGCATTCTGTTATTCCGTTTCTCACGATCTGCGGGCGCCGCTTCGCGCCGTGCGTGGGTTCACGGAGGTGTTGATGGAACAATACGCGGGGCAGCTGGATCCCCGCGGTCAGGACTTCTTGCGGCGGGTTAGCGATGCGAGCTCGAAGATGGATCGGCTCGTCGAGGATCTCTTGAAGCTGTCCCGCGTTTCCCGGAGCGAAATCCGTCATCACCCGATCGATCTTGTGCCGATCGCCGAGGAAATTATAGCGGGTTTGCGAAAGGAGGACCCTGCACGCGAGGTGGAGGTATCCATCGCGCCGAGCCTTCCCGCCCAGGGCGACGAGCGGCTCATGCGTCTCGTCCTCGACAATCTTCTTAGAAACGCCTGGAAATTCACCATCAAGAAACCGCAGGCGCGGATCGAACTGGGAAAGATGGACGAGCCCTCATCTGCCTTTTTTGTGCGGGACAACGGCGCTGGCTTCGATATGGCGTACGCCTCCCGGCTTTTCGGCGTGTTCCAGAGGCTGCATTCAGCCAACGACTTTCCGGGTTCCGGCGTAGGCCTGGCGATTGTGCAACGTGTCATCAACCGCCATGGAGGACGGGTCTGGGCCGAGGGCGCTCTGAACGAAGGCGCCACCTTTTATTTTACCCTGCCTCCCAGTGTCGCCTGA
- a CDS encoding acetylxylan esterase has translation MHNTFAVSARNLCALVLLLWTHGSFAADDFSVSVDRHSGVYEVGETVQWRIQWHGTSPAPASRIRVMRGGLTEVQSENLVVSNGLARYTSRFESPGALLAEVYWTEPDGRNRRSVGGAVAAPERIKASASRPRDFDRFWRSKIEELKQIPANPQLDRAESGRDDAGYWKVTLDNIGNTKVRGQLARPLAGEKFPALLIVQWAGVYPLSKDWVTWPAHGGWLTLNIQAHDLPVDGDDAFFRAQRQGPLADYANLGNTNRDSSYFLRMYLGCYRAAEYLANRPDWDGRTLVVMGGSQGGMQALATAALHPGITAAIANVPAGCDVLGSTIGRAPGWPKWNVAGSPLVGETARYFDVVNFAARIQCPVLIGVGLRDEVCPPEGILAAANQIRSPKEIILLPNAGHSGEQRAHEALENRRDSVWLPALAAGRLPPVAAERQVSESRAQ, from the coding sequence ATGCATAATACATTTGCTGTTTCCGCACGAAACCTGTGCGCCCTTGTCCTGCTGCTCTGGACGCATGGTTCGTTCGCTGCCGACGATTTCAGTGTTTCTGTTGATCGGCACAGCGGTGTCTATGAGGTGGGCGAGACGGTGCAATGGCGCATTCAGTGGCATGGCACATCGCCAGCACCTGCAAGCCGCATACGAGTGATGCGTGGGGGCCTGACCGAAGTGCAGTCGGAAAACCTGGTGGTCTCCAATGGGCTCGCGCGATATACGAGCCGCTTCGAATCTCCAGGTGCGCTGCTCGCGGAAGTGTATTGGACGGAACCGGACGGACGAAACCGTCGATCGGTCGGAGGCGCAGTCGCTGCGCCCGAACGGATCAAAGCATCCGCTTCCCGCCCCAGGGACTTCGATCGCTTCTGGCGATCGAAAATCGAGGAACTCAAACAGATTCCAGCCAATCCGCAACTGGATCGTGCCGAATCGGGCAGAGACGACGCAGGCTATTGGAAGGTCACGCTCGACAATATCGGAAACACAAAAGTCCGTGGCCAGCTCGCCCGCCCGCTTGCAGGAGAAAAATTTCCCGCGTTGCTCATCGTGCAGTGGGCCGGGGTGTACCCGTTGTCAAAGGATTGGGTCACCTGGCCGGCTCACGGCGGCTGGCTGACACTGAACATCCAGGCGCATGATTTGCCTGTTGATGGCGACGACGCATTCTTCCGTGCGCAACGCCAGGGGCCTCTCGCGGATTACGCCAACCTGGGCAACACGAATCGCGACTCCAGCTATTTCCTCAGAATGTATCTCGGATGCTATCGCGCTGCAGAGTACCTGGCGAACCGGCCGGATTGGGACGGGCGAACACTTGTTGTGATGGGAGGCAGCCAGGGAGGAATGCAGGCGCTCGCGACTGCTGCATTGCACCCGGGAATCACTGCCGCGATCGCCAACGTTCCGGCTGGCTGTGATGTTCTGGGTTCGACGATTGGTCGTGCACCGGGATGGCCGAAATGGAATGTCGCCGGCAGCCCGCTCGTCGGCGAAACCGCACGCTATTTCGACGTGGTGAATTTTGCGGCGCGCATTCAATGTCCTGTCTTGATCGGCGTTGGCCTGCGCGACGAGGTCTGTCCTCCTGAAGGCATTCTGGCCGCTGCCAATCAGATTCGTTCGCCGAAAGAAATCATTCTCCTGCCGAACGCGGGCCACAGCGGCGAGCAACGAGCCCATGAGGCGCTGGAGAATCGTCGCGATTCCGTGTGGCTTCCGGCCCTTGCCGCTGGCCGCCTGCCTCCCGTTGCAGCGGAGAGGCAGGTCTCGGAATCACGCGCTCAGTGA
- a CDS encoding alpha/beta hydrolase has product MIARLLLLILALGSSTMAQTAQPIPLWADRAPGALGDQARDIPTLTPYLPITNATGASIVICPGGGYGHLADHEGRVYAQWLNDHGIAAFVLKYRLGSAGYRHPVMLQDAARAVRTVRARAGEWKVDPHKVGIMGSSAGGHLAATLLTHFDFGQTNSNDPIESHSSRPDLGILCYPVITMGEFTHQGSKNNLLGTGAGPDLVKLLSNELQVTRDTPPAFLWHTFEDKAVPLENSLQFAAALRKAGVPFDLHIYEKGGHGLGLGIREYNRENVAKMLPWTADCTYWLRQRGWIQ; this is encoded by the coding sequence ATGATTGCTCGCTTGTTGCTGCTGATTCTGGCGCTGGGATCATCGACCATGGCTCAAACAGCTCAACCTATTCCGCTCTGGGCCGACCGCGCGCCCGGCGCCCTGGGCGACCAGGCACGGGATATTCCCACCCTCACGCCGTATCTGCCAATCACCAACGCGACTGGTGCTTCGATCGTAATTTGTCCGGGAGGCGGGTACGGTCACCTGGCCGATCATGAAGGCAGGGTTTATGCGCAATGGCTGAACGACCATGGAATCGCCGCCTTTGTCCTGAAATACCGGCTGGGCAGCGCGGGTTACCGTCATCCGGTGATGTTGCAGGATGCTGCGCGCGCCGTTCGAACGGTGCGCGCCCGCGCTGGCGAATGGAAAGTGGATCCGCACAAGGTCGGTATCATGGGCTCAAGCGCAGGAGGACACCTTGCGGCAACCCTGCTCACGCATTTTGATTTCGGTCAAACCAATAGCAACGATCCGATTGAAAGCCACAGCTCGCGTCCCGACCTTGGCATCCTTTGCTACCCGGTGATCACAATGGGCGAGTTCACGCATCAGGGATCGAAGAACAACCTGCTCGGGACCGGCGCTGGTCCGGACCTTGTGAAACTGCTTTCGAACGAACTGCAGGTGACCAGGGATACGCCGCCTGCATTTCTGTGGCACACGTTCGAGGATAAGGCGGTTCCCCTGGAAAACAGCCTTCAATTCGCCGCCGCATTACGAAAGGCAGGAGTGCCCTTCGATCTTCATATCTATGAAAAAGGCGGGCACGGCCTTGGATTGGGCATCCGCGAATACAATCGCGAGAACGTGGCGAAGATGCTCCCATGGACGGCCGATTGCACGTATTGGCTTCGGCAACGCGGGTGGATCCAGTAA
- the accC gene encoding acetyl-CoA carboxylase biotin carboxylase subunit: MFEKILVANRGEIAVRIIRACKELNIRTVAVYSEADANSMHVQLADEAICIGKAPANESYLRIDRLISAAEITDVDAIHPGYGFLSENAHFADVCESCNIRFIGPSSRAMNLLEDKAVSRALAKKAGVPTPPGSEGVIDNEQEALTTAKRIGYPVMIKAIAGGGGRGMRVAHNDVSLVKGYHTSRSEAEKAFGNSGVYIEKFIENPHHIEFQILGDGKGHIVHLGERDCSIQRRNQKVIEETPSPLIDNKFKKLREKMGKAAIRIAETAHYTNAGTVEFIVDDKGDFYFLEVNKRIQVEHPITEEVTGIDLVRAQIMIAMGEPLRFKQSDIEFKGHAIECRINAEDPFDDFRPSPGRIEMYYQPGGRGVRVDTHAYAGYTIPPSYDSMIGKLITYGKDRREAMDRMSRALGEYMITGVKTTISFQQAILQDPNFRRGVYSTGFVEQLLSGARRELIEPNP; this comes from the coding sequence ATGTTCGAAAAAATCCTGGTCGCTAACCGTGGTGAAATTGCTGTCAGAATCATCCGCGCCTGCAAGGAACTCAATATTCGGACGGTCGCCGTTTATTCCGAAGCGGATGCCAATTCCATGCACGTTCAGCTTGCCGATGAGGCAATCTGTATCGGTAAAGCTCCTGCCAACGAGAGTTATCTTCGCATTGATCGCCTGATCAGCGCAGCCGAAATCACGGATGTCGACGCCATTCACCCCGGCTACGGGTTTCTTTCCGAAAACGCGCACTTCGCCGACGTCTGTGAAAGCTGCAACATCCGCTTCATTGGACCCAGTTCCCGTGCCATGAACCTTTTGGAGGACAAAGCAGTGTCCCGTGCGCTCGCGAAGAAGGCCGGAGTTCCAACGCCCCCAGGTTCTGAAGGCGTCATCGATAACGAGCAAGAAGCACTGACCACCGCAAAGCGCATCGGGTATCCAGTGATGATAAAGGCGATTGCGGGCGGGGGTGGCCGGGGAATGCGGGTGGCGCACAACGATGTCTCCTTGGTGAAGGGTTACCACACCTCGCGGAGTGAAGCAGAGAAGGCGTTCGGGAATTCCGGGGTCTACATTGAGAAATTTATTGAGAACCCGCATCACATCGAGTTTCAGATTCTGGGTGACGGCAAGGGCCATATCGTTCACCTCGGGGAGCGGGATTGTTCGATCCAGCGCAGGAATCAAAAAGTCATTGAAGAGACCCCGTCCCCGCTGATCGATAACAAGTTCAAAAAACTGCGGGAGAAAATGGGCAAGGCGGCAATCCGAATTGCTGAGACCGCTCACTACACCAATGCGGGTACGGTTGAGTTCATTGTCGACGACAAGGGCGATTTCTATTTCCTGGAGGTCAACAAGCGCATTCAGGTGGAGCATCCGATCACGGAGGAGGTAACCGGCATCGACCTGGTTCGCGCCCAAATCATGATCGCCATGGGCGAACCCCTGCGGTTCAAGCAGAGCGACATTGAGTTCAAGGGGCATGCGATTGAATGCAGAATCAACGCTGAGGATCCCTTCGATGACTTTCGCCCAAGCCCGGGCAGGATCGAGATGTATTACCAGCCTGGAGGGCGCGGCGTCAGGGTCGACACCCATGCTTACGCGGGATATACGATCCCGCCATCCTACGATTCAATGATTGGCAAGTTGATCACTTACGGCAAAGACCGTCGTGAAGCGATGGACCGCATGAGCCGAGCGCTCGGGGAATACATGATCACAGGGGTGAAGACGACCATTTCGTTCCAGCAGGCGATTCTGCAGGATCCGAATTTCCGCCGTGGCGTTTATTCGACGGGC
- a CDS encoding PAS domain S-box protein, whose translation MIHPTHRELKVLLVEDSESDAALLCLALERAGFQLESERVETSEGLHAALDRQEWDVVIADYVMPGFDGLKALALVKSRGLDLPFIIVSGHITDDTAVAAMKAGAHDYVMKDNLTRLAPAVERELREVEVRLARKQAEKKLWEEHAFRHAIETSIPSGIAVVNLDGKQTYVNPAFCRMVGWSEAELIGAKPPFIYWPAEDLDNITAMLTRVVDGDVPSDGFELRYSRKNGDRFDVLILVTPLRDSYDNVSGWLSSITDITRLKQAETALRRSHEELESRVRERTAALSKANAQLQTAMAERRRLEHELLEITEKERRRIGLDLHDDLGQKLSGIALMVKGLQLKLTKDGSTEAKEAGKIHRLIQQAMDHASDVAHDLATLDFRDKALPDALRELSQHAKNSFRIACRFESDDAVPALESNVVRQLYKITQEALTNAIKHGKAKKVGIALAADTDKVMLTIRNSGVPFPSVVGRNAGMGLRIMNYRANLIEASIEIKPGKPDGTVVTCLVPIPVRK comes from the coding sequence ATGATTCATCCCACTCACCGGGAACTCAAGGTCCTGCTGGTCGAAGACTCTGAAAGCGACGCCGCATTGCTATGCCTCGCCCTGGAACGCGCAGGGTTTCAACTGGAATCTGAACGCGTCGAAACCAGCGAAGGCCTTCACGCAGCGTTGGATCGGCAGGAATGGGATGTGGTTATTGCGGATTACGTGATGCCGGGGTTTGATGGCCTGAAAGCGCTGGCGCTCGTCAAATCGCGCGGCCTCGACCTGCCGTTCATCATCGTGTCGGGTCACATTACGGACGACACCGCCGTCGCCGCGATGAAAGCGGGCGCTCACGACTACGTGATGAAAGACAACCTGACGCGCCTTGCCCCCGCCGTGGAGCGCGAGTTGCGCGAGGTTGAGGTCAGGCTCGCTCGCAAGCAGGCAGAGAAGAAGCTTTGGGAGGAACACGCGTTCCGGCATGCGATAGAAACCTCCATTCCATCTGGAATTGCGGTAGTGAATCTCGATGGCAAGCAAACCTATGTGAACCCCGCATTCTGCCGGATGGTCGGGTGGTCGGAAGCGGAACTCATAGGCGCAAAGCCTCCCTTCATCTACTGGCCTGCCGAGGACCTCGATAATATCACTGCGATGCTGACCCGGGTGGTGGATGGTGATGTGCCATCGGACGGCTTCGAACTGCGTTATTCCCGGAAGAATGGGGACCGTTTTGACGTGCTGATTCTCGTGACGCCTTTGCGCGATAGCTATGACAACGTGAGCGGTTGGTTGAGCTCCATTACAGACATTACCCGGCTGAAACAGGCTGAGACCGCGTTGCGTCGATCGCATGAGGAACTGGAATCCCGCGTGCGGGAACGGACGGCCGCGCTGTCGAAAGCCAACGCACAGTTGCAGACAGCCATGGCCGAACGGCGCCGTCTCGAGCATGAGTTGCTTGAGATCACAGAAAAGGAGCGACGCCGAATCGGGCTCGACCTGCACGACGACCTTGGGCAAAAGCTTTCCGGCATTGCCTTGATGGTTAAGGGCTTGCAGCTGAAATTGACAAAGGATGGATCTACGGAGGCGAAGGAAGCAGGCAAGATCCATCGATTGATCCAGCAGGCCATGGATCACGCCAGCGACGTTGCCCACGATCTCGCAACGCTGGATTTTCGGGACAAGGCATTGCCAGACGCCCTGAGGGAATTATCGCAGCACGCCAAAAACTCTTTTCGGATTGCGTGCCGCTTCGAAAGTGATGACGCAGTCCCGGCCCTGGAGAGCAACGTGGTCAGGCAGCTTTACAAGATCACACAGGAAGCCCTGACAAACGCGATCAAGCACGGCAAGGCGAAGAAGGTTGGCATCGCGCTCGCCGCCGACACAGACAAGGTGATGCTTACAATCCGCAACAGCGGGGTTCCCTTTCCATCAGTTGTCGGCCGCAATGCGGGGATGGGTCTGCGGATAATGAACTACAGGGCCAACCTGATTGAAGCTTCCATCGAGATAAAACCGGGGAAGCCAGACGGGACTGTAGTGACGTGCCTGGTGCCGATCCCGGTTCGAAAGTGA
- a CDS encoding response regulator — MSKKTILLVEDNSNDEFLTLRALKKYNISNDVVVTRDGAEALDYLFATGSYEGRNASDLPVVMLLDLKLPKIDGLEVLRQVRQDERTKLLPIVVLTSSKEERDVITSYKLGGNSFVQKPVDFSAFVEAVGQLGLYWLMLNEPVPKI; from the coding sequence ATGAGCAAGAAAACAATCCTGTTGGTCGAAGACAACTCTAACGATGAGTTCCTGACCCTGCGCGCTCTCAAGAAATATAATATTTCCAACGACGTGGTTGTCACACGTGACGGGGCGGAGGCGCTGGATTATTTGTTCGCAACGGGCTCCTACGAGGGGCGCAATGCGTCCGATCTTCCAGTGGTCATGCTGCTCGATCTGAAGCTTCCCAAGATCGACGGATTGGAAGTGCTTCGACAGGTTCGCCAGGACGAACGCACCAAGCTCCTCCCCATCGTGGTGCTCACCTCTTCAAAGGAAGAGCGGGACGTGATCACCAGCTACAAGCTCGGCGGGAACAGTTTCGTCCAGAAACCTGTCGATTTTTCGGCCTTCGTGGAAGCTGTGGGGCAACTAGGACTCTACTGGCTTATGCTGAATGAGCCCGTTCCCAAAATATGA
- the aroQ gene encoding type II 3-dehydroquinate dehydratase — protein sequence MKVLFLNGPNLNLLGKREPSVYGALTLAEIESRVRTRAVEIGVEVAFHQTNIEGELVTCIQEAKGKFDAIVLNAAAYTHTSIAIRDAISAVSVPTVEIHLSNVHAREEFRHRSLIAPVCQGVIAGFGMQSYVLGLEAAVNVIGAEKQR from the coding sequence ATGAAAGTCCTCTTCCTGAACGGCCCAAACCTAAATCTGCTGGGAAAACGGGAACCCAGCGTTTATGGAGCGCTCACGCTGGCGGAGATCGAATCGCGGGTACGGACGCGCGCCGTCGAGATCGGAGTTGAGGTCGCGTTCCACCAAACCAACATCGAAGGCGAACTCGTCACTTGCATTCAGGAAGCAAAGGGGAAATTCGATGCGATCGTTCTGAACGCCGCTGCTTATACCCATACCAGCATTGCAATACGCGATGCGATTTCGGCAGTGTCCGTGCCGACGGTCGAGATTCACCTTTCGAACGTCCACGCCCGGGAAGAATTCCGCCATCGATCCCTGATCGCCCCAGTCTGCCAGGGGGTTATCGCAGGATTTGGAATGCAATCGTATGTTTTGGGGCTTGAAGCCGCCGTGAACGTTATCGGAGCGGAAAAACAGCGTTAA
- a CDS encoding response regulator, producing MVDKVNILHVEDDPNDALLFQHACQKAGVGFELQSVNDGDQAIAYLRGTDAFSNRQQHPFPHLILLDLKMPRLSGFDVLAWLRNEGNIKQTPVIILTSSNHETDIKRAYELGANSYLVKPVGFDALVEVAKTIYGYWRHLNESATK from the coding sequence ATGGTTGATAAAGTCAATATTCTGCACGTCGAAGACGATCCCAACGACGCGCTGTTGTTTCAGCACGCGTGCCAGAAAGCTGGGGTGGGATTCGAACTGCAGTCAGTGAACGACGGGGATCAGGCGATCGCTTATCTGCGTGGTACCGACGCCTTTTCGAATCGGCAACAGCATCCCTTCCCTCACTTGATACTCCTCGACCTGAAGATGCCAAGGCTGAGCGGGTTTGACGTTCTGGCGTGGCTTCGCAACGAGGGAAACATCAAGCAAACGCCCGTGATCATTCTCACTTCGTCGAACCACGAAACCGACATCAAACGGGCGTATGAGCTCGGCGCCAATTCCTACCTCGTCAAACCCGTCGGTTTTGACGCGCTCGTCGAGGTGGCGAAAACTATTTACGGCTATTGGCGTCACCTGAACGAAAGTGCAACGAAATGA
- the accB gene encoding acetyl-CoA carboxylase biotin carboxyl carrier protein, with protein MDLKDIKAIIDLMKKNSVSEFELEKQDFKIKLKRGGNGGGAVYEEGPGVAYLPAQAPAALLQPAPVPTLVPSNEIEIKSPMIGTFYRAPSPESGSYVEIGSEVTSESVVCIIEAMKVMNEIKAEVKGVITQVLVDNAKPVEFGQPLFKVRPA; from the coding sequence GTGGATCTTAAAGACATCAAAGCGATTATCGATCTGATGAAAAAGAACTCTGTTTCGGAGTTCGAATTGGAAAAGCAGGATTTCAAGATCAAGCTCAAGCGCGGAGGAAATGGCGGCGGGGCTGTTTACGAGGAAGGACCCGGTGTAGCCTACCTGCCAGCTCAAGCCCCCGCAGCTTTATTGCAACCGGCTCCCGTCCCGACGCTGGTCCCATCAAACGAAATCGAAATCAAGTCACCCATGATCGGCACGTTTTATCGTGCTCCCTCCCCGGAATCAGGCTCTTACGTGGAGATTGGATCTGAAGTCACTTCAGAAAGCGTCGTCTGCATCATCGAGGCCATGAAAGTAATGAACGAGATCAAAGCTGAGGTGAAAGGTGTCATTACCCAGGTCTTGGTGGACAACGCCAAACCAGTGGAGTTCGGGCAACCCTTGTTCAAGGTGCGTCCGGCTTGA